The genomic interval ATCactgtggtaaagcctttatGCGTCACAGTCATCTTGAAAGGCACAAAAGAACCCATacaggagaaaaaccctatgaatgtaatcactgTGGTAAGACCTTTATGCAtgacagtcatcttcaaaggcacaaaagaatacatactggagagaaaccctgtgaatgtaatcagtgtagtaaagccttttcatgtcaGAGTTATGTTCAaagtcataaaagaacacatactggagagaaaccctatgaatgtaatcattgTGGTAAAGTCTTTTCATGTCAGAGATAtcttcaaattcataaaagaacacatactggagagaaaccctatgaatgtaatcagtgtggtaaagtgtttgcacaatacagtcatcttcaaaggcacaaaagaacacatactggagagaaaccttatgaatgtaatcagtgtggtaaagccttttcatgtcacagtcatcttcaaaggcataaaagaacacatactggagagaaaccctatgaatgtaatcagtgtggtaaagcctttgcacaatacagtcatcttcaaagtcatgaaagaacacatactggagagaaaccctatgaatgtaatcagtgtggtaaagtgtttgcacaatacagtcatcttcaaagtcatgaaagaacacatactggagagaaaccctatgaatgtaatcagtgtggtaaagtgtttgcacaatacagtcatcttcaaagtcatgaaagaacacatactggagagaaaccttatgaatgtaatcagtgtggtaaagtgtttgcacagtacagtcatcttcaaagtcatgaaagaacacatactggagagaaatcctATTAATGTAACCAGTGTGGATAAGCCTTTTCATGTCATCGTTATCTTCAaagtaaaagaacacatactgagGCGAAACCATATGAATGTAATGAGTCTTGTAAAGCTTTTTTTATATCACAATTATCTTCAaagtcataaaagaacacatactggaggaAAACGCTGTGAATGTAAtcattgtggtaaagcctttttatgtcatagttatcttcaaaggcataaaagaacatatactggagaaaaaccctatgaatgtaatcagtgtgggaaAACCTTTGCTGAAGACATTTATCTTCAAGTACAtggaagaacacatactggagagaaactctatgaATGCAATGTGGTAAAGTCTTTGTATGACACAGTCAACTTCACAGGCATGCAATTATACAAACAGATAGAAACCCATGaagacacag from Peromyscus maniculatus bairdii isolate BWxNUB_F1_BW_parent chromosome 18, HU_Pman_BW_mat_3.1, whole genome shotgun sequence carries:
- the LOC143269358 gene encoding LOW QUALITY PROTEIN: uncharacterized protein LOC143269358 (The sequence of the model RefSeq protein was modified relative to this genomic sequence to represent the inferred CDS: substituted 1 base at 1 genomic stop codon), giving the protein MDAVTYNDVHVNFTHEEWALLDPSQKNLYKDVMVETYRNLTAIGMKEVILQRNLLNVLNVLKPLNVRVFSXSMKEHILDIHHMNIINMLKPLNVPVIHKGTKEHILERNSMIVNSVVKPFHVRVIFKVIKEHILERKPINVITVVKPLCVTVILKGTKEPIQEKNPMNVITVVRPLCMTVIFKGTKEYILERNPVNVISVVKPFHVRVMFKVIKEHILERNPMNVIIVVKSFHVRDIFKFIKEHILERNPMNVISVVKCLHNTVIFKGTKEHILERNLMNVISVVKPFHVTVIFKGIKEHILERNPMNVISVVKPLHNTVIFKVMKEHILERNPMNVISVVKCLHNTVIFKVMKEHILERNPMNVISVVKCLHNTVIFKVMKEHILERNLMNVISVVKCLHSTVIFKVMKEHILERNPINVTSVDKPFHVIVIFKVKEHILRRNHMNVMSLVKLFLYHNYLQSHKRTHTGGKRCECNHCGKAFLCHSYLQRHKRTYTGEKPYECNQCGKTFAEDIYLQVHGRTHTGEKLYECNVVKSLYDTVNFTGMQLYKQIETHEDTGNR